Part of the Pseudodesulfovibrio mercurii genome is shown below.
TTCTCGCCGGGCTTGAGCATCTTGGTCAGGACCACGTCGCCCACCTGGAGCTCGATCCACTCGATGTAGTGCTTCTCCTCCATGGGATGGGCCACGGAACCGACCTTGACGGTGACCTTGTCGCCGTCCTTCTCGATGACGGGGACGTGCTTTTCCTTGGCGGCGTCCACAGTGTTTTCGGTCATCTGGACCATCTCCTCGCCGCAGCAGACCAGGCTGCCGCCGCCTTCGTGAATGGCCATGACGATGTTGCCGCAGATATTACACTTGTACACTTCGCCCAGTTTGATAGCCATGTCGAATCCTCCTTGGATGACGTAAAAATTACCAGTTGGTGTCCTTGATCTCGAAATGGGCCTGGGGATGGTCGCAGGCCGGGCACTTCACGGGAGCGGTGGTGCCCCTGTGATTGTAACCGCAGTTCTGGCAGCGCCAGACGATCTCCTCGTCCTTGGAAAAGACGCGGTCGGTCTCGATGTTCTTGATGAGGGCCTTGTAGCGCTCCTCATGGTACCGCTCGGCCACGGCGATGTTCTCCATGACCGCGGCGATCTCGTTGAAACCCTCCTGGCGCGCGATCTTGGCGAACCCGGGGTACATCTCGGTGTTCTCCTCGTGCTCGCCGGCCGCGGCGGCCTTGAGGTTCTCCAGGGTGTTGCCGATGACCCCGGCGGGGAAGGTGCCGGATACCTCGGCGGTGCCGCCCTCCAGGAACTTGAACAACCGCTTGGCGTGTTCCTTCTCGTGTCCGGCGGTCTCCTCGAAAATCTTGGAAATCTGCACGTAGCCCTCTTTCTTGGCCACGCTGGCGTAGTAGGTATACCGGTTGCGGGCCTGGGACTCGCCGGTGAATGCATACATCAGGTTCTTCTCGGTCTGGGTTCCTTTCAGGGACATTATTCCTCCTTGTGGAATGGATCCTTGGTGTTCCGATTCAGATGCCACCGTACACGAAAACAGGGGGCTTGTCGCATTATTCCGTGAGAAGGTGTTGCGTCTTTCGTTCTTTCATCGTTTATCCTGGCGGCGCATTGGCTTATTGCCAAGATGGGAATTATTACTAATTATAAACCCGCTCCCTGTCAAGCGATGTGCGGGCCATAGAATCAAAAAATAAAGCCGGTTGCCCCGAGAGGCAACCGGCCTTGCGCCGCGGATGCGGATATTTTCCGAAATGTCTATTGCCGCGCGGCCTGGCACTTGGGGCAGATGCCCACGAATTCCACGTTGGTGGTCAGGATCTTGAAGCCGCCGGCGCAGCTCTCCGGGATGTCCGGGATGTCGATGTCGCACTCCACGTCCACCACGGCCGTGCAGATCTCGCAGCGGATGTGCGGATGCGGCTCAGGAGTGCCGTCGAACCGTTTCTGCTCGCCGGGCGCACCCAGCTTGAGGACCAGTCCCTTGGAGGACAGGAACTCGAGATTCCGGTACACGGTGCCCAGGCTGATCCTGGGAATGATCTTGCGCACCATGTCGTAAACCTCGTCGGCCGTGGGGTGCGTCTTCACTTTCCGCAACTCTTCCAATATCACTTTCCGCTGCTTGGAAAGCCTGAAACCCATTTCCTGAGCCATGGACGTCCTCCATATTTGATAACAATTACTATTCCCCTGGTCCATTCTTGTCAAGAGGAATCCGTGCAGGCGGAATCATGGCGTATTAGCCCAGAAAACAAAATACTGCAAATGGTCCGGTTGTGTCGACCGCAGTACCTTTGATTTGCTGGACAAGTTACGCCCGTCACGGACGGCGCGCCGCGCCCGGAGCAGGGAAAAGGGCCCGGCCGAAGCCGGGCCCCGTCATGCGTTGGGCCG
Proteins encoded:
- a CDS encoding Fur family transcriptional regulator, translating into MAQEMGFRLSKQRKVILEELRKVKTHPTADEVYDMVRKIIPRISLGTVYRNLEFLSSKGLVLKLGAPGEQKRFDGTPEPHPHIRCEICTAVVDVECDIDIPDIPESCAGGFKILTTNVEFVGICPKCQAARQ
- a CDS encoding desulfoferrodoxin, which gives rise to MAIKLGEVYKCNICGNIVMAIHEGGGSLVCCGEEMVQMTENTVDAAKEKHVPVIEKDGDKVTVKVGSVAHPMEEKHYIEWIELQVGDVVLTKMLKPGEKPEAEFCICGLSGPLKAREYCNIHGLWTASA
- the rbr gene encoding rubrerythrin, with product MSLKGTQTEKNLMYAFTGESQARNRYTYYASVAKKEGYVQISKIFEETAGHEKEHAKRLFKFLEGGTAEVSGTFPAGVIGNTLENLKAAAAGEHEENTEMYPGFAKIARQEGFNEIAAVMENIAVAERYHEERYKALIKNIETDRVFSKDEEIVWRCQNCGYNHRGTTAPVKCPACDHPQAHFEIKDTNW